The Salarias fasciatus chromosome 12, fSalaFa1.1, whole genome shotgun sequence DNA segment TTTACACTGTACTAGCGGAGATCAAGAGAAACCAGCAGAgtgtttccatttatttcacgtatGGTGCGTGAAAACGCTGCAGGGAAAGGGTAGGGCAACACATGCCAGTACATTTGTactgtttatttgtttcatttgctttttaACCACACCATCATGACAGGCAACAtcattctgtttttgttcatcTTTATCATCCAAAGTGGAAAGAACACAGGTGACATGAGCTATGGGAAatgtataaaaatatatataaataattttaaccccctcccctttttttttttaaataaaaattacagGGGTTGTTACTCATCGGGCTGTATGTGCATGCCTTTAGACCTGCCTGCTTATTATCCTGATCCTGGAAACTGCCTGAAAGCTATTATTTAACTCAAAGCAAGACCTTAgagagatacaaaaaaaaaaaaaaaaaaaacgcccatTAGCAACTTGCCTGGTCTTTTACTTTATATGGAGGTCTGTATGAATAATTGCATCTGTATGGGAAAGACGTGGCAGTATGACCAATATTAATCAtcttttgtaaataaaaacctGCAGTTCAAGTTAATTGGCTATTCTAAATTGGTCATGTGAATGTAGGTGACTGCTTATCTTTGTCTTTTGATGAGATGGCAAACTATTAGGGGTGCCAAAAGGACGAGGTAACCTAAACATACAGCAGAGATTTGACAGTCACAATTCTAAAATCTGAATCCGGATGATCATCTGTGATTATATGTGTTGGACCATAGATGGTGTTGGACAAGCAACATCAGTCAACAAAGCTCTTTTCCTTGCAGGTTCCAGACATTATATATTAGTGTACCAATTGTTACCAAGTGTGGTAACACCTTATATATGACCACTCTAACACTACCCTGACACAGTTATGTGAATCATACCGCTCCATTACTGCAGCATttgtcaaatattttatttacttgttaATGTCGCTTCTGCAGTCTGGTATGATTGTCTGTAGAACTTTATTAGCCAGATACACAATAACCCAAAGCAATTTGCAagttttttgttatttgtctTGATCTCAGTTGCTTATATACATTTCAAATGATCGTTCATTAATCTTCTCCAAAAATTATAAAACGTTGTCTCTGATTCTGATTATGTAGTGAATAAACTAGCTACAACACCACTGACTGGTTGGTTTGGATATTCCATAATGTGACGTTCATTATTTTTGTAATGGTTTACTTTTACAATATAATGCTCAACAATTTGTGTTGGTGTAGATATTCAAGTTCTGAACTTCTATAAAACAGCGTTGAGTATGCGTTGAGGCTGATCCTCTTTCCAGGTGACTGAGTAAACGACCAAAAACTAATGTGATGCCTCCATTGTGCTCAAAGGAGTTCTCCATCTTACCATCAGACACTCGCAGCGACTGCACCTGTTCAGTAAGCAGTAGGGGCTGTCTCTCTCAGTAAGAGAATAAGGATGTTTCGTCCCAGTAATAGTCTGTTTGCCTAAAATACCTTCAAGTGAATAAGCATGTGGTAAAATATTAGGAAACCGTTTAGAGTGCCCGCTCATCCCGGCCACGTTGGATATTTTTATAATGAGACGCTTCTATCGCCAGGCGTGTGGACGCAGCCCATGTGATCTCACAAGCGCACCATTCCTACTTATTTCAACCAATGGCAGCAGGCGTAGGGCGGGGCTTGGGCAGGTAAGGAGCCAATGGGATGTTACGTTGGGTACACGTCACGTAGCATTAGTCACATCCGGGTGAGGACTTTGGGGTGAGTAGGTTTCTCTCACAGAGACACGATGATGAATTAATAAATGTTCGTCTTCAAATGCATTTGAGCCCAAGTGATAACGATTACGTTCAACACACATGGATACACTACCCGTAGAAAATGTTAGAGATCCCACGCCGCCTCATATCTGTAAATATAACGACGAATAGCTGTGTAGTTAGCTATAAGCTAACATTTTAATGTCCGGGTTCGCTCCGTCGCCGTTTCCGTCTTCCCGGTTCTGGATTTAGTGGAGTGTCTGCCGGTGTTTGTGTCGGCAGGTTTCCCTGCGAGGCTGTTGGCTGTCGATGTCCAGGATGTGCCGATCGGTCCGGGTGTTGCTGCAGGTGCTGTGGGCCCAGCTGCTCTGTGGGTGGGTGCTCAGCTCGGAGCTAACTTTTGAGCTGCCGGACAACGCGAAGCAGTGTTTCTACGAAGACATCATCATCGGCACAAAGTGCACGCTGGAGTTTCAGGTACTGACCACTGCGTTATGAGGGCGTCGGTTTTTAAGTTGTGCTGTAAAAGATGGATATCTATCCCTGGTCTTGATGTCTGGTGACTTTACATTCTCTTTGAAGCACTCGGGActttaaacagctgttagtgGTGTCTCTCTTGTAATAGCTGATTTTAAATATGCTATATTATATATAAGTGAGTACTACCAAAAAGAATGTATTTTTGGTtgttaacagttttttttttcttttacatttgtTCTTATCATAGATGAGGCGCATGGAAAGTAATTCCTGCATTCCTATCTGGCACATTGCCCTTTTCACTTTTTCCcacctctgctgtgttttcatcttaAGTCCTTGTCCCTTTTTTTAGTCAGTTATGTGAATGGGGTCGGGTTCAAACTGGGTGATCAAGTTACCTCTTCATTATTGGTAATCCATCTTCAATTGATGTTAATTATACGTTGTACATCTCCGAAatactatttttttcttttaggagTTTGACTTCCTATCTAATTTAAGAAAGAGGTGGTGAGATGTACAGCGTGGCAGCCTTTAGCTGGCGATATAGCACTAATAATTATGTCAACTTAATATTAGGACTTTTAAAACACCAAGTGATTTACCCTGAATTTGTTTGGCTATGATACAAAAGATTTCTTTCATGCTGCTCAGTCAAACAgtgacagatataaattaatCCTCATAGATAAGACAACAGCACTCATTCTTAATGTAAATTCAGTGCCTGTTATAATTTTgtaacaaaataacatttttgcCCACCCACCCACCACAAGCCTTCAGTGTGGTGACAAGATGATATGATTGAGGTCATGATCACTCAATTCTAACATTCTTCCGTCATCTTTGTCATGTTCGTGTTACAAATTGAGAAAATATTGTGATTTTTGTTCCTAAAGGAGTAGCTGCTCTGTCATTTGGATTATTAGGTGGTGACCGGTGGACATTATGACGTAGACTGTCGTCTGGAGGATCCAGACAGCACTACACTGTACAAGGAGATGAAGAAGCAGTACGACAGCTTCACATTCACAGCAGCCAAGAACGGCACCTACAAGTTCTGCTTCAGCAACGAGTTCTCAACCTTCACACACAAGACGGTTTACTTCGACTTCCAGGTCGGCGATGACCCTCCGCTCTTCCCCAATGAGAACAGGGTCACTGCTCTCACTCAGGTAAGCTACTTATGTATGTATGCGTAAGGGAAGCAGAATTTGTTACAACAGAGAAAGCTGTATTAAACGTAATGTCTAATTCTGAGGGTTAAAGGGATAATGACACAAGTGTGTTTAGTTGCTGAAATCCTGAAATTATAATGCTCTGTAATAACTAGAGTGTCACACCTATAAAGGGCTTATAACAAAGTCACAGTGaagtaaaactttttttaaaatcagcagCCAGAACAATGTTCGATtgtgctgggttttttttttttttttttgctcaaagcTGCACATGcttgaaatacaaaaaacaatgtttctttATTT contains these protein-coding regions:
- the tmed7 gene encoding transmembrane emp24 domain-containing protein 7 — translated: MSRMCRSVRVLLQVLWAQLLCGWVLSSELTFELPDNAKQCFYEDIIIGTKCTLEFQVVTGGHYDVDCRLEDPDSTTLYKEMKKQYDSFTFTAAKNGTYKFCFSNEFSTFTHKTVYFDFQVGDDPPLFPNENRVTALTQMESACVSIHEALKSVIDYQTHFRLREAQGRSRAEDLNTRVAFWSIGEAIILLVVSISQVVLLRSFFSDKKTTTTRVGS